The following coding sequences lie in one Fundulus heteroclitus isolate FHET01 chromosome 20, MU-UCD_Fhet_4.1, whole genome shotgun sequence genomic window:
- the LOC105918728 gene encoding uncharacterized protein LOC105918728, producing MKTLWVAAVLSFVSVGQSVPLTCDRLAKPVENAPDMSGRWQIIAISTKVCLPTVLLNSILWPSFAIDVTSKGTPNLYSGMFRIKTYGFCMNETEDFLQDNNKLFDVNRENAATGSPDILLQTSCSDCIVVKSTDVLNTLLLLSRRTTISEDELREFETQAQCVQFSKPLVLNADQDFTNCQDIENISEEQSASIMTKMYERVKSHQQNIISCLADIIYSYISGSIN from the exons ATGAAGACTCTGTGGGTTGCTGCTGTGTTGAGTTTTGTCTCAGTGGGTCAGTCTGTGCCACTGACTTGTGACAGACTGGCAAAGCCAGTCGAGAATGCTCCAGAT ATGTCTGGGAGGTGGCAGATCATAGCTATATCGACAAAGGTCTGTTTGCCCACAGTGCTCCTAAATAGCATTTTATGGCCAAGTTTTGCAATAGATGTTACTTCTAAAGGCACACCTAATCTCTATAGTGGTATGTTTAGGATTAAAAC GTATGGCTTCTGCATGAATGAAacagaggattttctccaagaTAACAATAAGCTCTTTGACGTTAACAGAGAAA ATGCCGCAACTGGTAGTCCAGACATCCTGCTGCAAACcagctgctctgactgcatTGTTGTAAAGTCCACTGATGTTTTGAACACTCTATTATTACTCA GTAGAAGAACAACCATCAGTGAAGATGAGCTGAGGGAGTTTGAGACACAGGCACAGTGTGTTCAGTTCTCCAAACCACTTGTTTTAAATGCAGACCAAG aCTTTACTAACTGCCAGGACATTGAAAACATCTCTGAAGAacagtctgcctccatcatgaCCAAAATGTATGAACGAGTGAAAAGCCATCAGCAGAATATTATCAGCTGTCTTGCAGATATCATTTATTCTTACATTAGTGGTAGCATTAATTAG
- the LOC105918727 gene encoding adenosine receptor A1, translating into MNTGEVIYTSLEVLIAISCCLGNMLVVLALWKTKSIQQPTFCLILSLAVADFMVGFVAIPLAVLVDGRLETSFHTCLFISCVVILLTLVSVLCLMAIAVDRYLRVYTPLRYKRIVTWRHAYSVAATCWLAAVPLSFTPMLGWHQDLPDSVNSTFICQFVGVIPMSYLVYFNFFLCNLTPLLVMTLLYSYVFCYIRGNLKDKPGNGAQNQSQKYLQKEKQLASSLSLVLALFALSWLPLHIMNVIVYFKVPAIVPNEAFYVGILLSHANSAVNPVVYAFKMRKIKTAYVKIWRQFVLCSAENQGSQANQTTDNPSITIKSVDID; encoded by the exons ATGAACACAGGAGAAGTCATTTATACATCGTTGGAGGTCCTCATCGCCATCAGCTGCTGTCTGGGGAACATGCTGGTTGTTTTGGCTCTGTGGAAAACTAAAAGCATCCAGCAGCCAACCTTCTGCCTCATCTTGTCTCTGGCTGTGGCTGACTTCATGGTTGGATTTGTTGCCATACCTCTGGCAGTGCTGGTGGATGGGCGTCTGGAGACTTCATTCCACACTTGCCTCTTCATCAGCTGTGTGGTCATCCTCTTGACCCTAGTTTCAGTCCTTTGCCTCATGGCTATTGCTGTTGATCGTTACCTGCGTGTCTATACCCCTCTGCG GTATAAACGGATTGTAACCTGGAGACACGCCTATTCTGTGGCAGCAACATGCTGGCTGGCTGCAGTGCCACTGAGTTTTACTCCTATGCTTGGATGGCATCAAGACCTACCTGACTCTGTTAATTCTACATTTATCTGCCAGTTTGTGGGGGTGATTCCCATGTCTTATTTGGTTTACTTCAATTTTTTTCTCTGCAATCTGACTCCTCTGCTGGTGATGACTTTGTTGTACAGCTATGTCTTCTGCTACATTCGGGGAAACCTGAAAGACAAACCAGGAAACGGTGCTCAAAATCAATCTCAAAAATAcctacagaaagaaaaacaactggcATCATCTCTGTCTCTAGTCTTGGCCCTGTTTGCCCTGTCTTGGCTTCCTCTTCATATCATGAACGTCATTGTTTACTTTAAAGTGCCAGCTATTGTACCAAATGAAGCTTTCTACGTTGGCATTTTGCTTTCACATGCTAATTCAGCTGTCAACCCAGTAGTGTATGCATTTAAAATGAGAAAGATCAAGACAGCTTATGTGAAGATTTGGAGACAGTTTGTTCTGTGTTCAGCAGAAAATCAAGGCTCTCAGGCAAACCAGACAACAGACAACCCAAGCATTACCATAAAAAGTGTTGACATTGACTAA